The Methanobacterium sp. genome includes the window GATTCATTTAACCCAAGATCTTTAATGAACCTAATTGTCCTTCTCAAAACTAATCTTGCCAGATATCCTTCTTTAACGTTAGAAGGAATTACTCCATCAGCGAGCATGAACGCCAAGCATCTTGTGTGGTCTGCAATAACATATATTGCTTCCATTGGTTTTGTAGCCTTTTCAAGCTCATCTAACGATATATTAAGCCGTTTTGCAACTCTTGATCTTAACTCTTTAAGGTCTGCAATGTCTTCAATATCCATCATCCCTGCAACTTGAGCGTTTTCAGCAAGAATTTTCATGTCCACTTCAACATTAGCTAATTCTTTTAATTTGTCAATTACAGGACCGAATGAAGCATCGTAAGCGGTTGGGGTT containing:
- a CDS encoding alanine--tRNA ligase-related protein, producing VRGVELATLVFIKYKTLPGGKYEEIPLTIVDTGYGLERFAWISQGTPTAYDASFGPVIDKLKELANVEVDMKILAENAQVAGMMDIEDIADLKELRSRVAKRLNISLDELEKATKPMEAIYVIADHTRCLAFMLADGVIPSNVKEGYLARLVLRRTIRFIKDLGLNES